A portion of the Pan troglodytes isolate AG18354 chromosome 10, NHGRI_mPanTro3-v2.0_pri, whole genome shotgun sequence genome contains these proteins:
- the SOAT2 gene encoding sterol O-acyltransferase 2 encodes MEPGGARLRLQRTEGLGGERERQPCGDGNTETHRAPDLVQWTRHMEAVKAQLLEQAQGQLRELLDRAMREAIQSYPSQDKPLPPPPPVSLSRSQEPSLGKQKVFIIRKSLLDELMEVQHFRTIYHMFIAGLCVFIISTLAIDFIDEGRLLLEFDLLIFSFGQLPLALVTWVPMFLSTLLAPYQALRLWARQGARGTWTQVTGLGCALLAAHAVVLCALPVHVAVEHQLPPASRCVLVFEQVRFLMKSYSFLREAVPGTLRARRGEGIQAPSFSSYLYFLFCPTLIYRETYPRTPYVRWNYVAKNFAQALGCVLYACFILGRLCVPVFANMSREPFSTRALVLSILHATLPGIFMLLLIFFAFLHCWLNAFAEMLRFGDRMFYRDWWNSTSFSNYYRTWNVVVHDWLYSYVYQDGLRLLGARARGVAMLGVFLVSAVAHEYIFCFVLGFFYPVMLILFLVIGGMLNFMMHDQRTGPAWNVLMWTMLFLGQGIQVSLYCQEWYARRHCPLPQTTFWGLVTPRSWSCHT; translated from the exons ATGGAGCCAGGCGGGGCCCGTCTGCGTCTGCAGAGGACAGAAGGGCTGGGAGGGGAGCGGGAGCGCCAACCCTGTGGAGATG GAAACACTGAGACGCACAGAGCCCCGGACTTGGTACAATGGACCCGACACATGGAG GCTGTGAAGGCACAATTGCTGGAGCAAGCGCAGGGACAACTGAGGGAGCTGCTGGATCGGGCCATGCGGGAGGCTATACAATCCTACCCATCACAAGACAAacctctgcccccacctcccccagTTTCCTTGAGCAG GAGCCAGGAGCCATCCCTGGGGAAACAGAAAGTTTTCATCATCCGCAAGTCCCTGCTTGA TGAGCTGATGGAGGTGCAGCATTTCCGCACCATCTACCACATGTTCATCGCTGGCCTGTGTGTCTTCATCATCAGCACCCTGGCCATCGACTTCATTGATGAGGGCAG GCTGCTGCTGGAGTTTGACCTACTGATCTTCAGCTTCGGACAGCTGCCATTGGCGCTGGTGACCTGGGTGCCCATGTTTCTGTCCACCCTGTTGGCGCCGTACCAGGCCCTGCGGCTGTGGGCCAGGCAGGGGGCCAGGGGCACCTGGACGCAGGTGACGGGCCTGGGCTGTGCGCTGCTAGCCGCCCACGCCGTGGTGCTCTGCGCGCTGCCGGTCCACGTGGCCGTGGAGCATCAGCTCCCGCCGGCCTCCCGTTGTGTCCTGGTCTTCGAGCAG GTTAGGTTCCTGATGAAAAGCTACTCCTTCCTGAGAGAGGCTGTGCCTGGGACCCTTCGTGCCAGACGAG GTGAGGGGATCCAGGCCCCCAGTTTCTCCAGCTACCTCTACTTCCTCTTCTGCCCAACACTCATCTACAGGGAGACTTACCCTAG GACGCCCTATGTCAGGTGGAATTATGTGGCCAAGAACTTTGCCCAG GCCTTGGGATGTGTGCTCTATGCCTGCTTCATCCTGGGCCGCCTCTGTGTTCCTGTCTTTGCCAACATGAGCCGAGAGCCCTTCAGCACCCGTGCCCTAGTGCTGTCTATCCTGCATGCCACGTTGCCAG GCATCTTCATGCTGCTGCTCAtcttctttgccttcctccattgCTGGCTCAACGCCTTTGCCGAGATGCTACGATTTGGAGACAGGATGTTCTACCGG GACTGGTGGAACTCAACGTCCTTCTCCAACTACTACCGCACTTGGAACGTGGTGGTCCATGACTGGCTGTACAGCTACGTGTATCAGGATGGGCTGCGG CTCCTTGGTGCCCGGGCCCGAGGGGTAGCCATGCTGGGTGTGTTCCTGGTCTCTGCAGTGGCCCATGAGTATATCTTCTGCTTCGTCCTGGGGTTCTTCTATCCCGTCATGCTGATACTCTTCCTTGTCATTGGAG GAATGTTGAACTTCATGATGCATGACCAGCGCACTGGCCCGGCATGGAACGTGCTGATGTGGACCATGCTGTTTCTAGGCCAGGGAATCCAGGTCAGCCTGTACTGCCAGGAGTGGTACGCACGGCGGCACTGCCCCTTACCCCAG ACAACCTTCTGGGGGCTGGTGACACCTCGATCTTGGTCCTGCCATACCTAG
- the LOC129136635 gene encoding HIG1 domain family member 1A, mitochondrial-like: protein MSTDTGVSLPSYEEDQGSKLIGKAKEAPFVPVGIAGFAAIVAYGLYKLKSRGNTKMPIHLIHMRVAAQGFVVGAMTVGMGYFMYREFWAKPKP from the coding sequence ATGTCAACAGACACAGGTGTTTCCCTTCCTTCATATGAGGAAGATCAGGGATCAAAACTTATTGGAAAAGCTAAAGAGGCACCATTTGTACCCGTTGGAATAGCAGGTTTTGCAGCAATTGTTGCGTATGGATTATACAAACTGAAGAGCAGGGGAAATACTAAAATGCCCATTCATCTGATCCACATGCGTGTGGCAGCCCAAGGCTTTGTTGTAGGAGCAATGACTGTTGGTATGGGCTACTTCATGTATCGGGAATTCTGGGCAAAACCTAAGCCTTAG